A window of the Proteus terrae subsp. cibarius genome harbors these coding sequences:
- a CDS encoding DMSO/selenate family reductase complex A subunit → MKKIEKSEKNKGVMSLSRRHFVQTSAALVTVPFFARNAQANVDESLPIAKMDGNPATVVATCSTFDCGGKCDIRAHIKEGIVTRITTRPDNELDESMPIMRACVRGRGYRKFSYHADRLKYPMKRVGKRGEGKFERISWDEATTLIAENITRLTEKYGAASRFLTVNTAVTGGIFSGDTMMKKLFNLTGGYLPYYHSVSLGNTVKVTPYTYGISKTGSSLDTLEDTPLVILWGHNPNETIFGHTNHYFQKMKNKGTKFIVVDPRYSDTAQSLADQWIPLLPTTDNALMDAMMYVIVTENLHDKPFIDKYVVGFDEEHMPEGVPANESLVAYLTGQKDGIEKTPEWAEKITRVPANTIRQLAREYAMTKPAALIQGWGPQRHICGERSARGSTLLAAITGNVGKKGAWAAGYGGIGNRQSMRGPNVGKNPIKAQISIMNWMQAVDDASQVRVEDGLLGVDKLDTNIKMIFSLAGNYLVNQNPDVNAAAKLLADDSKVEFIVASDLYLSPSAKYADLVLPETSFLERWNIGNTWGTGNYFLLSEKVVEPAFERRSDYEWITDVAEKMGVKEAFTEGRSEKEWIAHLVDTNKERFKDRPDFPNFEELVKTRRYLFKDEPFVAFEENINDFANNPFPTPSGKIEIFSKRLYDMNNPDIPALSHYVPAIEGPEDKLTAKYPLQMLTWKGKNRANSTQYANPWLQEAQRQEAWINPIDAENRGIKNGDMVRIYNDRGITQIPALVTQRIIPGVVGLQAGAWWTPDENGVDHGGCPNVLTSTRMTPLAHGNSHLTVLVEVAKA, encoded by the coding sequence ATGAAAAAAATAGAAAAAAGCGAAAAAAACAAAGGGGTGATGTCACTAAGTCGTCGCCACTTTGTTCAAACGAGTGCTGCATTAGTTACGGTGCCATTTTTCGCACGAAATGCACAAGCTAATGTAGATGAAAGTTTACCTATTGCAAAAATGGACGGAAATCCAGCTACCGTTGTAGCAACATGTAGTACTTTTGACTGTGGTGGTAAGTGCGATATTCGCGCCCATATAAAAGAAGGGATTGTCACTCGGATCACAACAAGACCTGATAATGAACTAGATGAATCAATGCCTATTATGAGAGCGTGCGTGCGTGGCAGAGGTTATCGTAAATTTTCTTATCATGCAGACAGACTAAAATACCCAATGAAACGCGTGGGTAAACGTGGTGAAGGTAAATTTGAACGCATTTCATGGGATGAAGCCACAACGCTTATTGCAGAAAATATTACACGTTTAACCGAAAAATATGGTGCAGCAAGCCGTTTCTTAACCGTCAATACCGCTGTCACAGGGGGGATCTTCTCTGGTGATACCATGATGAAGAAACTCTTCAATTTAACAGGTGGATACTTACCTTATTATCACTCTGTTAGTTTAGGGAATACGGTCAAAGTGACCCCTTATACTTACGGTATATCCAAAACAGGCAGTTCACTCGATACACTTGAAGATACACCACTAGTGATTTTATGGGGTCATAACCCTAATGAAACTATTTTTGGTCATACAAACCATTATTTTCAAAAAATGAAAAATAAGGGGACCAAGTTTATTGTGGTTGATCCTCGTTATTCAGATACGGCTCAATCTCTTGCTGACCAATGGATCCCTCTTTTACCAACAACAGATAATGCCTTAATGGATGCAATGATGTATGTCATTGTCACGGAAAACCTTCATGACAAACCTTTTATTGATAAATATGTCGTTGGTTTTGATGAAGAACATATGCCAGAAGGTGTTCCTGCTAATGAGTCCTTAGTGGCTTATTTAACAGGTCAAAAAGATGGAATAGAAAAAACACCTGAATGGGCAGAGAAAATCACTCGAGTACCCGCAAATACCATTCGTCAACTGGCACGCGAATATGCCATGACAAAACCAGCAGCCTTAATTCAAGGTTGGGGGCCTCAACGCCATATTTGTGGTGAGCGTAGTGCTCGTGGTTCAACATTACTTGCTGCAATTACTGGAAATGTAGGTAAAAAAGGGGCATGGGCGGCAGGTTACGGCGGTATTGGTAATCGTCAATCTATGCGTGGCCCGAATGTTGGGAAGAACCCAATTAAAGCGCAAATTTCCATTATGAATTGGATGCAAGCGGTTGATGATGCAAGCCAAGTACGTGTTGAAGATGGTCTTTTAGGTGTTGATAAACTCGATACCAATATTAAAATGATATTTTCTTTAGCAGGTAACTATTTAGTAAACCAAAACCCAGATGTAAATGCAGCAGCTAAATTATTAGCTGATGATTCAAAAGTTGAATTTATTGTTGCTAGTGACTTATATCTCTCTCCATCTGCAAAATATGCCGATCTAGTTTTACCTGAAACCAGTTTTCTAGAACGTTGGAACATTGGTAATACTTGGGGAACGGGTAACTATTTTCTTCTATCTGAAAAAGTGGTTGAGCCGGCTTTTGAGCGTCGTTCTGATTATGAGTGGATAACAGACGTAGCAGAAAAAATGGGAGTAAAAGAGGCGTTTACTGAAGGTCGAAGTGAAAAAGAGTGGATAGCGCATCTTGTTGATACCAATAAAGAGCGTTTCAAAGATAGACCTGACTTCCCTAATTTTGAAGAGCTAGTAAAAACACGTCGTTATCTTTTCAAAGATGAACCTTTTGTTGCCTTTGAAGAAAATATCAATGACTTTGCGAATAACCCATTCCCAACGCCATCAGGAAAAATTGAGATTTTTTCTAAGCGCCTTTATGACATGAATAATCCAGATATTCCGGCTTTATCTCATTATGTACCTGCTATTGAAGGCCCTGAAGATAAGTTAACAGCAAAATATCCCTTGCAAATGCTAACTTGGAAAGGAAAAAATCGTGCAAACTCAACACAATATGCAAATCCTTGGTTACAAGAAGCACAACGTCAAGAAGCATGGATAAATCCAATTGATGCTGAAAATAGAGGTATCAAAAATGGCGATATGGTGCGTATCTATAACGACAGAGGAATAACTCAAATCCCAGCATTGGTTACACAACGTATTATTCCTGGCGTGGTTGGATTGCAAGCTGGTGCATGGTGGACACCTGATGAAAATGGTGTTGATCATGGTGGATGTCCTAATGTTTTAACATCAACACGAATGACACCATTAGCCCATGGTAACTCGCATTTAACCGTTTTAGTTGAGGTAGCCAAAGCATGA
- a CDS encoding FNR family transcription factor: protein MIPEKRVVRRIQSGGCAIHCQDCSISQLCIPFTLNEHELDQLDNIIERKKPIQKGQTLFKAGDELKSLYAIRSGTIKSYTITEEGDEQITGFHLAGDLVGFDAIINTEHPSFAQALETSMVCEIPFETLDDLSGKMPNLRQQMMRLMSGEIKGDQEMILLLSKKNAEERLAAFIYNLSRRFAQRGFSPREFRLTMTRGDIGNYLGLTVETISRLLGRFQKSGMLSVKGKYITIEDSTLLSELAGKLPSSVEV, encoded by the coding sequence ATGATCCCAGAAAAACGCGTCGTTCGCCGAATCCAATCTGGCGGTTGTGCAATCCATTGTCAGGATTGCAGTATTAGCCAGCTCTGCATCCCGTTTACTTTAAACGAGCATGAGCTTGATCAACTCGATAATATTATCGAGCGTAAAAAGCCCATCCAGAAAGGTCAAACCTTGTTTAAAGCAGGTGATGAGCTGAAATCACTTTATGCCATACGTTCCGGTACAATTAAAAGTTATACCATTACGGAAGAAGGCGACGAGCAAATAACAGGATTTCATCTTGCTGGTGATTTGGTTGGCTTTGACGCCATTATTAATACTGAACACCCAAGTTTCGCACAAGCGTTAGAAACGTCTATGGTTTGTGAAATTCCATTCGAAACTTTGGATGACCTGTCAGGCAAAATGCCTAACTTACGTCAACAAATGATGCGCCTAATGAGTGGTGAAATCAAAGGTGACCAAGAGATGATCTTACTGCTCTCGAAAAAGAATGCAGAAGAACGTTTGGCTGCTTTTATTTATAACCTCTCTCGCCGTTTCGCACAGCGTGGTTTTTCTCCTCGTGAATTCCGTTTAACCATGACTCGTGGTGATATCGGTAATTACTTAGGTTTAACCGTTGAAACAATTAGCCGCTTACTTGGTCGCTTCCAGAAAAGTGGCATGTTAAGTGTTAAAGGTAAATACATTACTATCGAAGATAGTACACTGTTAAGTGAACTTGCAGGCAAGCTTCCTTCATCAGTTGAAGTTTAA
- the uspE gene encoding universal stress protein UspE, whose product MEKYQNLLVVIDPNQDDQPALRRAVYIVQRNGGRIKAFLPVYDLSYDMTTLLSPDERNAMRKGVISQKAAWIKQQARYYLEAGIEIDIKVIWHNRPYEAIIEEVVAHQHDLLIKMAHQHDKLGSLIFTPLDWQLLRKCPSPVWMVKDKEWPEYGTIVVAANLSNEESYHDALNLKLIELTTDLSHRIQKDPDVHLLSAYPVAPINIAIELPDFDPNLYNNALRGQHLIAMKELRQKFCIPEEKTHVIEGLPEQVIPQVCEELNAGIVVLGILGRTGLSAAFLGNTAEQLIDHIKCDLLAIKPDGFTCPITVDSDHQ is encoded by the coding sequence ATGGAAAAATATCAAAACCTTCTCGTTGTCATTGATCCTAACCAAGATGACCAACCAGCACTTCGTCGTGCTGTCTATATCGTTCAGCGTAATGGTGGGCGGATAAAAGCTTTTCTACCTGTTTATGATCTCTCTTATGACATGACAACTCTTTTATCTCCCGATGAACGCAATGCAATGCGTAAAGGTGTTATCAGCCAAAAGGCGGCTTGGATCAAACAACAAGCACGCTATTACCTTGAGGCCGGTATAGAAATTGATATCAAAGTCATTTGGCATAATCGCCCTTATGAAGCAATTATTGAAGAAGTCGTTGCACATCAACATGACTTACTGATTAAAATGGCTCACCAACATGATAAATTAGGTTCGCTTATTTTTACCCCTCTTGATTGGCAATTGCTTAGAAAATGCCCTTCTCCTGTTTGGATGGTCAAAGATAAAGAGTGGCCTGAATACGGTACTATCGTTGTCGCCGCAAATTTATCAAATGAAGAATCTTATCATGACGCGCTTAATCTAAAACTGATTGAGCTAACAACCGACTTATCTCATCGTATACAAAAAGATCCTGATGTCCATTTACTTAGCGCCTACCCTGTTGCGCCTATTAATATTGCGATTGAGTTACCTGATTTTGATCCAAATCTTTATAACAATGCATTACGTGGTCAGCATCTTATTGCGATGAAAGAGCTACGCCAGAAATTCTGTATCCCAGAAGAGAAAACACATGTTATAGAAGGATTGCCTGAGCAAGTGATCCCTCAAGTTTGTGAAGAGTTAAATGCTGGGATTGTTGTTTTGGGTATATTAGGAAGAACTGGCCTATCTGCTGCATTCTTAGGTAATACAGCAGAACAGCTTATTGACCACATTAAGTGTGATTTGTTAGCTATTAAACCGGATGGTTTTACCTGCCCTATTACTGTTGATAGCGATCACCAGTAA
- the pntB gene encoding Re/Si-specific NAD(P)(+) transhydrogenase subunit beta: MSSGVVTAAYIVAAILFIFSLAGLSKHETSKQGNYFGIAGMAIALFATIFGPYAGNVGWIIIAMVIGAVIGIRLAKKVEMTQMPELVAILHSFVGLAAVLVGFNSYLDHNTAMDPVMVNIHLTEVFLGIFIGAVTFTGSIVAYGKLSGKMSSKPMMLPNRHKLNLAALVVSFLLMVWFVKTDSVGLQVFLIIVMTVIALAFGWHLVASIGGADMPVVVSMLNSYSGWAAAAAGFMLSNDLLIVTGALVGSSGAILSYIMCKAMNRSFISVIAGGFGTDGSASTEEGEMGEYRETTAEEVADMLKNSTSVIITPGYGMAVAQAQYPVHDITEKLRQRGVKVRFGIHPVAGRLPGHMNVLLAEAKVPYDVVLEMDEINDDFSDTDTVLVIGANDTVNPAAQDDPNSPIAGMPVLEVWKAQNVIVFKRSMNTGYAGVQNPLFFKENTQMLFGDAKASVDAILKAL; this comes from the coding sequence ATGTCCAGCGGAGTTGTTACAGCGGCATATATTGTCGCCGCGATATTATTTATTTTCAGCCTTGCCGGCTTATCAAAGCATGAAACCTCTAAACAAGGTAACTATTTTGGTATTGCAGGGATGGCAATTGCACTGTTCGCAACCATTTTCGGGCCTTATGCTGGTAATGTGGGTTGGATCATTATTGCAATGGTAATCGGTGCCGTTATTGGTATTCGTTTAGCTAAAAAAGTCGAAATGACTCAGATGCCAGAATTAGTCGCTATCTTACACAGTTTTGTAGGTTTAGCGGCGGTTTTAGTCGGTTTTAACAGTTATCTTGACCACAATACAGCAATGGATCCTGTAATGGTGAATATTCACCTAACAGAAGTCTTTTTAGGGATCTTCATTGGTGCTGTTACATTTACGGGTTCAATTGTCGCTTATGGTAAATTAAGTGGAAAAATGTCATCTAAACCGATGATGTTGCCTAATCGCCATAAATTAAACCTTGCAGCTTTAGTTGTTTCTTTCTTACTGATGGTTTGGTTTGTTAAAACTGATAGTGTTGGTTTACAAGTTTTCTTAATCATCGTAATGACTGTAATTGCTTTGGCGTTTGGTTGGCATTTAGTTGCATCAATTGGTGGTGCGGATATGCCAGTAGTTGTTTCGATGCTGAACTCTTACTCTGGATGGGCAGCTGCTGCTGCGGGCTTTATGTTAAGTAATGATCTGTTGATTGTAACAGGTGCATTAGTGGGTTCTTCAGGTGCAATCCTTTCTTATATTATGTGTAAGGCGATGAATCGCTCTTTTATTAGCGTAATAGCCGGTGGATTTGGTACTGATGGCTCAGCTTCAACAGAAGAAGGTGAAATGGGTGAGTACCGCGAAACAACTGCTGAAGAAGTGGCTGATATGCTGAAAAATTCCACATCAGTTATTATCACCCCGGGTTATGGAATGGCGGTTGCCCAAGCACAATACCCAGTACATGATATTACTGAAAAATTACGCCAACGTGGTGTGAAAGTGCGTTTTGGTATTCACCCAGTAGCAGGGCGTTTACCGGGCCATATGAATGTGTTGTTAGCAGAAGCTAAAGTACCTTATGACGTTGTATTAGAAATGGATGAGATTAATGATGATTTCTCTGACACTGATACGGTTTTAGTTATTGGTGCTAACGATACAGTAAACCCAGCGGCACAAGATGATCCAAACAGCCCAATTGCAGGGATGCCAGTATTAGAAGTGTGGAAAGCGCAGAATGTTATTGTGTTTAAACGCTCAATGAATACAGGTTATGCAGGGGTTCAAAATCCGCTGTTTTTTAAAGAGAATACACAAATGTTGTTTGGCGATGCTAAAGCCAGTGTTGATGCAATTTTAAAAGCGCTGTAG
- the pntA gene encoding Re/Si-specific NAD(P)(+) transhydrogenase subunit alpha → MRIGIPKERLSNETRVAATPATVTQLIKLGFTVAVENGAGIASSFEDKAYEEAGAEILALQNVWESDIILKVNAPLDNEIALLQDGATLVSFIWPAQNATLLEKLAEKNINVMAMDSVPRISRAQSLDALSSMANIAGYRAVVEAAHEFGRFFTGQITAAGKVPPAKVMVIGAGVAGLAAIGAAGSLGAIVRAFDTRPEVKEQVQSMGAEFLELDFKEEAGSGDGYAKVMSKAFIDAEMALFAEQAKDVDIIITTALIPGKPAPRLITKEMVDSMKPGSVVVDLAAQNGGNCEYTVPNEIFTTEHGVKIIGYTDLAARLPAQSSQLYGTNLVNLLKLLCKEKDGNINIDFDDVVIRGVTVIRAGEVTWPAPPIQVSAQPKAAPAAKPQEKPVAKPVSPWKKYSLLAIAFLLFAWLANVAPKEFLSHFTVFALSCVVGYYVVWNVSHSLHTPLMSVTNAISGIIVVGALLQIGSGGWVSLFSFIAILIASINIFGGFTVTQRMLKMFRKG, encoded by the coding sequence ATGCGAATTGGTATACCCAAAGAGCGACTTTCTAATGAAACAAGGGTTGCAGCTACACCAGCTACAGTGACTCAACTCATAAAATTAGGATTTACAGTCGCAGTTGAAAATGGTGCGGGCATTGCCTCAAGCTTTGAAGATAAAGCTTATGAGGAAGCTGGTGCCGAGATCCTCGCTCTTCAAAATGTTTGGGAATCAGACATTATTTTGAAGGTAAATGCACCGTTGGATAATGAAATAGCGTTGCTACAAGATGGCGCAACACTGGTGAGTTTTATTTGGCCTGCTCAAAATGCAACATTGCTCGAAAAGTTAGCTGAAAAGAATATTAACGTTATGGCAATGGATAGTGTGCCACGTATTTCTCGTGCACAATCCCTTGATGCGTTAAGTTCAATGGCAAATATTGCTGGTTACCGTGCTGTTGTAGAAGCTGCTCATGAATTTGGCAGATTCTTTACTGGGCAAATTACTGCAGCAGGTAAAGTACCACCAGCTAAAGTGATGGTTATTGGTGCTGGTGTTGCAGGCCTTGCTGCGATTGGTGCAGCAGGAAGCCTCGGCGCTATTGTTCGTGCATTTGATACTCGTCCTGAAGTGAAAGAACAAGTTCAAAGCATGGGAGCCGAATTCCTTGAGCTTGATTTTAAAGAAGAAGCAGGCAGTGGTGATGGTTACGCTAAGGTAATGTCAAAAGCATTTATTGATGCTGAAATGGCATTATTTGCAGAACAGGCAAAAGATGTTGATATCATCATTACAACGGCATTAATTCCGGGAAAACCCGCTCCTCGTTTAATTACGAAAGAGATGGTCGATTCAATGAAGCCAGGAAGCGTTGTAGTTGATCTTGCCGCTCAAAATGGTGGTAACTGTGAATATACCGTGCCTAATGAAATCTTTACGACAGAACATGGCGTAAAAATCATTGGTTACACTGACTTAGCCGCTCGTTTACCTGCACAGTCATCTCAGCTTTATGGTACTAACTTAGTTAACCTACTGAAATTATTGTGTAAAGAAAAAGACGGTAATATCAATATCGATTTTGATGATGTTGTTATTCGTGGTGTGACTGTTATTCGTGCTGGTGAAGTAACATGGCCTGCGCCACCAATTCAAGTTTCAGCACAACCTAAAGCAGCTCCCGCTGCAAAACCACAAGAAAAACCCGTTGCTAAACCAGTTTCACCTTGGAAGAAATACAGTTTATTAGCGATAGCTTTCTTATTGTTTGCATGGCTTGCAAATGTTGCGCCGAAAGAGTTTTTATCTCACTTTACGGTATTCGCACTTTCTTGTGTTGTAGGTTATTACGTTGTTTGGAATGTGAGTCATTCATTACATACACCATTAATGTCAGTTACAAACGCAATTTCAGGCATTATCGTCGTCGGTGCTTTACTCCAAATTGGTAGTGGTGGCTGGGTTAGCCTATTTTCGTTTATCGCAATATTGATTGCGAGTATTAATATTTTTGGTGGATTTACTGTTACTCAACGTATGTTGAAAATGTTCCGTAAAGGATAA
- the ydgH gene encoding DUF1471 family protein YdgH yields MKLKTSVIAAAMLSLTNITVAQAAQELTPEQAAELKPFERITVIGRFNAIYEAADAVSRRADKVGADSFYIQGLDDISDSGNMSVTADLYHKDAPKADQESYRVFHGVKELPKPEAILLQPFDTVSIRGYFPTTPDINDAIAKAAAKKDAASFFIVRNVSTNDGGNQEVTAYIYKKDAPKRAIQAPEAVVPYDSDAGRALIAEGGAAANKVEKPGLASNTDFDRSVGTFAETQSSGASGRYTVTLPDGTEIQEVNKAAAALMDPFDTITFSGYFVNSPEISYQVAKRAAAKGAKFYHITNEWQSDGGTVTITADLFK; encoded by the coding sequence ATGAAGCTGAAAACCTCAGTCATCGCAGCAGCGATGTTGTCTTTAACTAATATCACTGTTGCGCAGGCTGCTCAGGAATTAACACCCGAACAAGCTGCAGAACTAAAACCATTTGAAAGAATTACAGTTATCGGTCGTTTTAACGCTATTTATGAAGCCGCTGATGCGGTATCTCGTCGTGCGGATAAAGTCGGTGCTGATAGTTTCTATATTCAAGGTCTAGATGATATTAGTGATAGTGGCAACATGAGTGTTACTGCGGATCTATACCATAAAGATGCACCAAAAGCAGATCAAGAAAGCTATCGTGTTTTTCATGGCGTGAAAGAGCTACCAAAACCTGAAGCAATTCTGCTACAACCATTTGATACGGTTTCTATCCGTGGTTATTTCCCTACAACCCCTGATATTAACGACGCAATTGCAAAAGCGGCAGCCAAAAAAGATGCAGCATCATTCTTTATTGTTCGTAACGTATCAACGAATGATGGTGGTAACCAAGAAGTAACAGCTTATATCTACAAAAAAGATGCGCCTAAACGTGCGATTCAAGCACCAGAGGCTGTTGTTCCTTATGATTCAGATGCCGGTCGCGCACTTATTGCAGAAGGCGGAGCCGCTGCCAATAAAGTTGAGAAACCAGGCCTTGCATCAAACACTGATTTTGATAGAAGTGTAGGTACCTTTGCTGAAACGCAAAGTTCTGGTGCAAGTGGTCGTTACACTGTAACTTTACCAGATGGCACTGAAATTCAAGAAGTTAACAAAGCAGCTGCTGCATTAATGGATCCTTTTGATACCATTACTTTTAGTGGATACTTTGTAAACTCACCAGAAATCTCGTATCAGGTTGCTAAGCGTGCAGCAGCAAAAGGCGCTAAGTTCTACCATATTACCAATGAATGGCAAAGTGATGGTGGTACAGTCACTATTACGGCTGACCTATTCAAGTAA